The genomic region GTAATGTATTAGTTTTATCTCTCTTATACATTACCTTATCTATATTATTCCCACTACTATGTCTACTTAGGGTATTTCCTGAAGTTGGTGTGTGTATGAAGTCATAAATATTCATGTTAAGATTATAGTTTGAATATTTTTCGAGATCCAGTTTCCTTTTTTTGAGTGGAATTGACTCTCCTGTTATACTACTCTCATCAACTATTGCGTCTCCTCTTAGCATGATCATGTCACTTGGAACTTCCCAGTCATTTTCAACTCTGACAATATCTCCTACTGCCAAATCTCTTGTCATTACATTTTTGGTTACATTTTCTCTCAGAACTGTGACGTATTTCTGGTTACTACTAGTGGTTAAATTATAGAGGTCATTTTGCTGATCAtagattatttttacttttttataaattgtatataatgttGTTGTACCCCAAATCGGTGCTGTAATATAACTTCTCCAATATATTGACTTAGTTGTCAAGTACAACTGCATAAAGAATACTGGGTCTGAGACTTCCCTATATAACAGGGTCCAGAAATCAAGTTTCTCTATTGGTATCTCATTAGGTCCTATATCTTCGCTTCTTCTAGCCGATTCTGATTCTGTAAGTCCTCCGTTATCCATCAACTGGACCAAATTTGTACTCATCAAGTAACTATTCAACCTGTTAGAAGAGTCCAGAAAACATGACTCCTCGTTGTTATAAGTGTATTTAACGTAGTGGTAGTAGAAAAAACGCTCAGATTCTGCTGTGACTACTGGTACATAGCAGTTTTTTGCCACCTTATACTTCTCAAACggtattttaaatatcGAGTCtggaatattaaaaaacaGCTTTATCTTAGTTATTGCGTTTCTAACCAGATCCAGCATACTGTTGAGTATATCATGCTCTGTTGACGACTTGTTTAGGTCTCTAATCTTGACTATTGTACATGTTTCCAACGGCACTctaattacaaataaatgTTTTCCTACTCTTGTATTCCTCACCAAAAAGCTAATTAGCAGTGTGAAAAATCCTACTAGCCATGAGAATAGAAACGGCTTCGCTCTACTATCCCAGTACTCAACGCTTGAAACCATTGGGATACACAGCTCATTACATACTAGTGATATTACCATTAGCTGGCAAAGGAACGTGTAGACTAAAATACACTTGATTATCATTGACCCTGGCATTGTAAAGCTATATCCTTCTTGGATTATTGAGTTTGTATTACTTGGATCGAATTGTCTGGAATCATAGTATCCCTCTACAAATCAATGATTTTCATTCAACTTACCGTATTTATTGTAATTGGTTGATACGCAGATCAAATGCCtaataaaagtaatattCTAACATTTCTTACCAAATTGTCAGTAAAAGTACTATTATAAGGAATCCTGAATGGATCAGCTTAAGTTCAGATACTGTTATTAAAAGCTTATCTTGTTTACACCAGCGATCAAAGTTATAATTTACTGGTTCTTTTCcattttcatcatctgGTGTTATCAGTGGAGTTTTTTTATCTTCTTCTCTCACCTTTTCTTCGGAAGGTTCATTAGattctttattttcatcTCCTTTCTCATtgttatatactttatacCACACACTGGAATCTGGTTCATGCTCAGATTCTGCGATAAAAGACTCTAAATCAGTAGAATTAAGCCCATatctatatttattatttatttttaaaggGTTTATATTGTTTTTTTCAAGGATTTTTAGTGGTTTTGACTTGGAAGATTTCCTTGTTGTGATGTTGTTTGAGATATCACTGCTCTCTGCTATTGTGACAAAGtataatacaaaaattttatatattaacattttagAAGAGGCTAGATTAcatatacattattatatcttAATATACACTGTTGTATTGTTTGAATGTGTATATAGGTATGGTGTAATTGggaattattaaatatagtataaaattaacacaATTAATAACTTTTTTGTTAAAAGCGGAATCCTTCAGTAGTGAGTTCAGAGATTTGTTCCCTAAATCCTtgatttgattttaaacttACATTAATTCTTCCTTTTCATTATCGTTAAGAAGACttgaaaatgtgtaaagaTACTTTACCAAAGGAACTctaattaacattattaacaCTTGTTACTAACCTTACTGATGGTTCTATTCTTTCCATATTATTCAGGGTCAATGTGCAAATACACCTTATCAACTCACTTGAATCACTTAATAAGTCAGAGGAATCACCTATCAGACGATTCTTCAGGATATATTTTAGTATTTGTGAAATTAGGTAATAGTCTTCTTTGTTATATTCACAGGCGACTGTGAAGTTTTTGAACATCTTTCTCGAAACTTCTATTGTGTTTTCCGTTGTGTACTTTACGCTTAAAACTGAGTCGCAGTAAAGACCGATCTCCTTAACATCgaaattttttacataatCCATCAATTTCTCCAACTTAATTACCAAATTCTCCCAGACATTTATTGATATTGGAATGTCAGAATTGGCtagattatttaaaatgtgtaaatgaaCAGTAATATCTGAATTAACCATCAAATATCCAATGTAATCATCCTCCAAATCCGTCGAGTTTATATAGTTCTCAACCGACTCTAACATTTTCCTTACAAACTTATTGGATAATTTCCTATAATCTATTTTCTCAAGTACCTTTCCTCTAGTTGGTCTTCTATTTATATTTGGGTCCATAAAAGAGGAAACCTCCAAAAACCTATTTTTGGCATACCTACAGAACGAGGAAAGTGAAAACATGCTCTTAGAAAGCTCcaaataatcaaatttacaaaaattttcaGCTATAAGCTCAATTGTATCCTCATTTAACTGGCCTGAGAGGGGTAAAGGTGTTGAAAATATATGTGAAATGTAACACAACTCCATCAAATCAGCGTTAGGAACATGATCTCTAAGTTGCATCGATAGCATATTTGAAAGCTTTTTTCCTGGTGGAATAAAAGACATTTTTGCTCTTATTGGAATAGGGTCTAATACCATTCCTGTCCtcttagttatatataattctttCTTTTCTGGGTCGATTTTTTCAGATCTTTTAACTGTAAAATTACGTTTAAACTTTTTAACATTTGAATTGACCTTACATGTCCACtaatttatactataaatatCTTAACTTACTATGATAATCATTGATTTATCCTTTACggataatgaatttatgaaattaaatgtgtttGAAGGATTTGATTTAGTAATATTGTACAGTTCATGCTTATCATTTGAATCTTCTAGTAATACAGGCTTAAAATACTCATCTTCTAGCAGTTTTATCAAATCTCTAAAGAGATTTGGCTCgaaaaaattcaaatctAAACATATTTTGAGCGCAGAAGCCGCTTCCTATACAATATTAGGAGAATATAAGGCACCTGTTTCGAGAGtatacaattttttagTTCATTTGCATAGGCTGAAAATGAATCTTCTTTTATTGACTTTTCAATATCCTTGAAACAGGACTGATGTGCATCCTGAATAATCTTAGAAGGCGATAATGTCGAAAAGTGGattctttttattaatgtaGTCCCATTACAATTgttataataattcataAAACCAGCTGTACATATTCTTAGTCTGTTAATCATATTTCACCATTTTATAAACAAACTGTGTAGTTATATAAACTAACTATTACCATACACTTCACCACAGattgaaaatatttgattaaaatgtttttatctttgtatttgtatattaatagaaatattttatatgtgtaTAGTTAATAACTTGATTTTGTAAAGTATATGTCCCAGGAATCAGAATATGTCATTAATTTGCTTAAAGGATCAGTATCTACTATAGAATCTGTTAGAAATGAAGCCTCTGTAAGAATTATTGAGCTTGAATCTAACATATCATTCCTTTCAACTCTTTTGGATATCGCAACAACTCGTAATGATGACTTTTCAAAACTTtcatttatcattttaaaaaattccttctgtaaaatattatctcGTTTGAAAACAAATGATCCTAACGCTAATGTAGATTATCCACTTCTTTTATCAGAAATTAAACTTAAGCTTTTGCaaactattaattttgtGTACGAAGCCCATTCAGTTATTATACCTAAGGAATTTTGCTTATTAATTAGGAGTGTTTTTAGAAGCGAATTCCCCTTAAATTCACCTGAATTATACGatttcttcattttaaGGCTAAAATCAATTGAAAATACAATTGACGTCAGGgcttttaatttaatatttttgcTCCACCATGTATTTAAGGAACGCATTTCTATGCGCCTTTTCAAGGATAGAAATGTGACAAACCAGATAGCAGAACAGTTTTTTCCatatttatctaaaatttggtcaaatcaattttttaataaatggAAGAAATTGGAGTTAAACCCAGATACATTCAATTCCGAATTTGACCCAGTTCAGCTGAAATTTAACCTATATCTCGACTCTATTATACTAAACTTCTATTCTCACTGCTTTagaaatgtatataaaaacCAGGAACTGCTCCAACTCCTGTCGAATTTATtcctaaaatttaaaatcatatcCAAGGTTTCTCAAAATTCAAATGTCAATTCtgagaatataaaaatactggtaaaaaatgtattaagaattttaaaaggATTCACACTTCTGGTTGAAAAGGTGCCTTACGACTTTGTGTTTCTGGACTTTTCAACGGTTTTAAACCAAGTTTTTGACTTCCTAATACACTCAGGAATAGGTTTTGAAAGGGTTGAAACTGAGTCAATCAGGTTCATGACAACCATTTTCAGCTCAAGTTCAATGAATCATGATAAGTATTCTACGATATATTTCGAAAATCTGGAGCCTATTCCAGTGGTTCAGTCAAGTGTTTCACCAATAAATTCACCTAAAAACAATTACAAACTTGATATTAACAATGTTCCCTATTATAAAAGTTTTGAGGAACTTGTAAATTTGAACCCAAGTTTAAAGCAAATTGAACTTGAAGATTTAATGGAACGtcaattaacattttatttttacaaagTTCTTAATTCTAGAGGAGGATTCTTAAAGTTTTTGGACTTGCTAAGGactaaatatttattattggaTGAAAAGAGTGTTGAATTATGGAATGAAGAAGAGTTTCCTACAACATCACCAACATTAAACCTGGTCCCAGAGTTGATTTCCTGtatgaatattaaattagtCGGAGTGTTTAACTTCACATTTAACTCTCTGTTGAACTTTAAATTGAACAATTTGCATAATTTGAGTAATTTGAATGATGTAAAATTTTTCGAGTATGACACTTTTCTTCAGATTTACACCCTTTGTTTCAAGGACTTTTACAACTTTCACACCTACAAGCATTATATATTGCTTTTAGAAACTTTTGGAGAGAATATAAACGTGTTAGAAAACGAAAAGAGTAAtgttttgtttaaatttagCAAGCTGCTGGTGTTTAGAATTAGCAGAATAGTTAACCTCTGGTGCAAAAAACCATTAATTACACAGGAAACTAAGgctaaaatattatcatttttgataaaatgTATCTCGTCACAGAACCTACAACTTAAAGCCCAGAACTTGGTTCCACTTTATAACCTGTATAATAACAGTAAGGACG from Theileria annulata chromosome 1, complete sequence, *** SEQUENCING IN PROGRESS *** harbors:
- a CDS encoding uncharacterized protein (Tap349e08.q2ks7.cand.116 - score = 129.56) — encoded protein: MNYYNNCNGTTLIKRIHFSTLSPSKIIQDAHQSCFKDIEKSIKEDSFSAYANELKNCILSKQEAASALKICLDLNFFEPNLFRDLIKLLEDEYFKPVLLEDSNDKHELYNITKSNPSNTFNFINSLSVKDKSMIIIWTCKVNSNVKKFKRNFTVKRSEKIDPEKKELYITKRTGMVLDPIPIRAKMSFIPPGKKLSNMLSMQLRDHVPNADLMELCYISHIFSTPLPLSGQLNEDTIELIAENFCKFDYLELSKSMFSLSSFCRYAKNRFLEVSSFMDPNINRRPTRGKVLEKIDYRKLSNKFVRKMLESVENYINSTDLEDDYIGYLMVNSDITVHLHILNNLANSDIPISINVWENLVIKLEKLMDYVKNFDVKEIGLYCDSVLSVKYTTENTIEVSRKMFKNFTVACEYNKEDYYLISQILKYILKNRLIGDSSDLLSDSSELIRCICTLTLNNMERIEPSVRVPLVKYLYTFSSLLNDNEKEELM
- a CDS encoding uncharacterized protein (Tap349e08.q2ks7.C.cand.19 - score = 49.38), giving the protein MSQESEYVINLLKGSVSTIESVRNEASVRIIELESNISFLSTLLDIATTRNDDFSKLSFIILKNSFCKILSRLKTNDPNANVDYPLLLSEIKLKLLQTINFVYEAHSVIIPKEFCLLIRSVFRSEFPLNSPELYDFFILRLKSIENTIDVRAFNLIFLLHHVFKERISMRLFKDRNVTNQIAEQFFPYLSKIWSNQFFNKWKKLELNPDTFNSEFDPVQLKFNLYLDSIILNFYSHCFRNVYKNQELLQLLSNLFLKFKIISKVSQNSNVNSENIKILVKNVLRILKGFTLLVEKVPYDFVFLDFSTVLNQVFDFLIHSGIGFERVETESIRFMTTIFSSSSMNHDKYSTIYFENLEPIPVVQSSVSPINSPKNNYKLDINNVPYYKSFEELVNLNPSLKQIELEDLMERQLTFYFYKVLNSRGGFLKFLDLLRTKYLLLDEKSVELWNEEEFPTTSPTLNLVPELISCMNIKLVGVFNFTFNSLLNFKLNNLHNLSNLNDVKFFEYDTFLQIYTLCFKDFYNFHTYKHYILLLETFGENINVLENEKSNVLFKFSKLLVFRISRIVNLWCKKPLITQETKAKILSFLIKCISSQNLQLKAQNLVPLYNLYNNSKDENIWPLIFKNHPTSPIINNLLLISTTSVPVIRIRSLELACNLSLEYDESNLEGVLELYTKLESPEICEAILKTILYFIGSLDWVKCYTDFDTLNYNFITFVIKIIINTVVVGKQGNFAVEYDVSGLQIVSVTKYSVIDELFLSVWLGFLRILPLDIGKLECLSQIFTLFGPFLEYICNSETLEDTLFNKLAIEILIEYISLLNTIQYKEYTVGQEIKNCYSSFNLTKLYKLTNMNSFDNSIGTVLLNLMIAVVSTFGVKENMTEYYGILNMFFNSLESILPADSINNQFMALGVDQKWTKFQPMKIKKESLVPVGRLLPLINKIILSNKILESYFRSRSIVNFESWINDRILTMIIMTNLYRNQPFAQIGLILLTCSVISTFPQLIYPFIKFSGSSLNSLDKTVNLQDSSFVMCFLLKVLSSVCDDYRGKHLTISQEKVENYQIPPSNRFELVKNKALVNTNSQILFQGSFLF